One candidate division TA06 bacterium B3_TA06 genomic window carries:
- the rpsB gene encoding 30S ribosomal protein S2, translating into MNKEQDRAVGVPVVSFDLKNLLEAGVHFGHRARRWNPKFERFIYGKRNGIHIIDIRQTIERLRLAYEAVGSILETGGDAIFVGTKQQAREIITEEAGRCGSYFVVDRWVGGLLTNFENVSKRVQRYAELDSIITGEQFKELPEKEQVRLMRLHRKMSKLYKGVRNMDSIPGLMFVVDPVKEATAVAEVRRLKIPVIALIDTNGDPDSVDYPIPGNDDAMRSIKLVTSVVADAVMRSKKAFEAELEEESEDKS; encoded by the coding sequence ATGAATAAAGAGCAAGATAGGGCTGTGGGCGTTCCAGTTGTGTCCTTTGATCTCAAGAACTTGCTTGAGGCCGGTGTACATTTCGGTCACCGGGCCAGGCGCTGGAACCCGAAGTTCGAACGCTTCATCTACGGGAAGCGCAACGGTATTCACATTATCGACATCCGTCAGACCATTGAGCGTTTGCGGCTCGCTTACGAGGCGGTCGGTTCGATACTTGAGACTGGCGGCGATGCTATCTTCGTGGGAACCAAGCAGCAGGCACGCGAGATAATAACCGAAGAAGCCGGACGCTGCGGCAGTTACTTCGTGGTTGACCGTTGGGTTGGCGGGCTTCTCACTAACTTTGAGAACGTCTCTAAGCGTGTTCAGCGTTACGCAGAGCTTGATTCGATCATCACGGGTGAGCAGTTCAAGGAGCTTCCTGAGAAAGAACAGGTGCGACTCATGCGGCTTCACCGCAAGATGAGCAAGCTTTATAAAGGTGTCAGGAACATGGATTCCATACCTGGGTTGATGTTCGTTGTTGATCCGGTGAAGGAAGCCACCGCGGTAGCCGAGGTCAGGAGACTCAAGATACCGGTTATCGCCTTGATTGACACCAACGGCGATCCGGATTCGGTGGACTACCCAATCCCTGGCAACGATGATGCTATGCGTTCGATCAAGCTTGTGACCTCGGTCGTTGCTGATGCGGTTATGCGTAGCAAGAAGGCTTTTGAGGCTGAGCTTGAGGAAGAAAGCGAGGATAAATCGTGA
- a CDS encoding S-adenosylhomocysteine deaminase has protein sequence MVDADRFLLTARYVVSMDKTATVYSPGYVSVEEGKIKSVGSLEGLQGTEERIDYGNAAIIPGLINSHTHAAMTLLRGVADDLPLDDWLEGHIWPLEAKFLSPEFIRAGTRLAAIEMLKGGTTLFADMYFFEDEVAAAARDVGIRVLIGEGILAFPTVSAKKPGKVFDHIRRQVEKYRDDKLVRVHIAAHSTYATSEDQLGKCVELSEELNLPIKIHCAESRKEVQESIEKHGRSQVAYLNDLGLLDTQIRLVHMVWPQDGDWDLLKRDNVSVVSCPQSNLKLGAGIPPIARYLDEGIRISLGTDGAASNNNLDMWEELRLAAFLVKGTSLDPTKLPARQALRMVTIDAARIWGMDEGLGSLEPGKKADLIVVDLSNPHTTPTYDIYSTLVYAAGAADVRDVFVAGRRVVKKAKITTLDEESVLGEARDWAERITQERRNV, from the coding sequence ATGGTTGACGCGGATCGCTTTCTCCTGACCGCCCGATACGTGGTTTCGATGGACAAAACGGCTACTGTCTATTCCCCGGGTTACGTGTCTGTTGAGGAAGGCAAGATAAAGTCCGTTGGTTCCTTGGAAGGTCTTCAAGGAACAGAAGAACGCATTGACTACGGCAATGCCGCCATAATCCCCGGTCTTATCAACTCCCACACCCACGCGGCCATGACGCTTCTGCGAGGCGTGGCCGACGATCTTCCTCTGGATGATTGGTTAGAGGGCCACATCTGGCCGCTGGAGGCAAAGTTTCTCTCCCCTGAATTCATCCGTGCAGGAACCCGTCTCGCCGCAATCGAGATGCTTAAAGGAGGCACCACGCTGTTTGCCGATATGTATTTTTTTGAAGATGAAGTTGCGGCTGCTGCCAGGGACGTCGGTATCCGTGTGCTTATCGGTGAAGGGATACTTGCCTTCCCTACCGTGTCTGCAAAGAAGCCTGGCAAGGTCTTTGATCACATCCGCAGACAGGTCGAGAAGTACCGCGATGACAAACTTGTTCGCGTTCACATTGCGGCTCATTCCACCTATGCCACCTCAGAAGATCAACTTGGTAAATGTGTAGAGTTGTCTGAGGAATTGAATCTACCCATCAAGATTCACTGCGCCGAATCCCGAAAAGAAGTTCAAGAATCGATAGAAAAGCATGGTAGATCCCAGGTCGCCTATCTCAATGATTTGGGTTTGCTGGATACTCAAATAAGACTTGTTCACATGGTGTGGCCCCAGGATGGAGACTGGGATCTGTTAAAGCGAGACAACGTTTCTGTTGTTTCCTGTCCACAATCCAATCTCAAACTTGGTGCCGGTATTCCACCTATTGCTCGCTATCTCGACGAAGGAATCCGCATATCCCTCGGAACAGACGGTGCCGCCTCGAACAACAATCTGGATATGTGGGAAGAGCTGAGGCTTGCCGCCTTCTTGGTGAAAGGCACCAGCCTTGATCCTACAAAACTCCCGGCCAGACAAGCCTTGCGAATGGTGACCATAGACGCGGCCCGCATCTGGGGGATGGACGAGGGGTTAGGGTCATTGGAACCTGGAAAGAAGGCTGACTTGATAGTCGTGGACCTCTCAAACCCCCACACCACACCTACCTACGATATCTACTCGACCCTGGTCTATGCCGCCGGAGCAGCGGACGTGCGGGATGTCTTTGTCGCCGGTCGTCGGGTAGTTAAGAAGGCCAAAATTACCACCCTTGATGAGGAGTCCGTTCTGGGCGAGGCACGCGATTGGGCAGAGCGAATCACGCAAGAGCGAAGGAATGTCTAG
- a CDS encoding iron-molybdenum cofactor biosynthesis protein, with protein MKIAVPTDDGKTISQHFGRARSFAIFEVESGEITSKQLIESNTPHSGSHSGQGHGAGGWFMPALQGCEVIIATSMGRRAISYFEEAGIKPVFTDLTDAEEAVKAYSAGTLKSLGRPDCRPR; from the coding sequence ATGAAGATAGCGGTTCCTACCGATGATGGTAAGACCATATCTCAACATTTTGGCAGGGCGCGCAGCTTTGCCATATTCGAGGTTGAGTCGGGAGAGATTACCTCTAAACAGTTGATCGAAAGCAATACCCCGCATTCTGGGTCTCATTCAGGTCAAGGACATGGTGCTGGTGGGTGGTTTATGCCGGCTTTGCAAGGATGCGAAGTTATCATTGCTACGAGCATGGGCAGACGTGCGATTTCTTACTTCGAAGAGGCAGGTATCAAACCGGTGTTTACCGATCTTACTGACGCCGAGGAAGCGGTAAAGGCCTACTCGGCGGGTACACTCAAATCACTCGGTCGTCCTGATTGCAGACCTCGCTGA
- a CDS encoding ribosome recycling factor, translated as MKEILKDSEAKMKKTVELLAGEFARIRTSRANPALLEGIKVNYYGVPTPLKQIASIGVPDPRSLVIQPWDKNALGAIEKAIQASDLGLTPNVEANLIRISIPALTEERRKDLVKLVSRLTEESRVSVRNIRREAIEQFKRKEKDSEISEDDMHRGQKQVQELTDRYVEELDELFAKKEKEILEQ; from the coding sequence ATGAAGGAAATCCTTAAAGACAGTGAAGCAAAGATGAAGAAGACCGTCGAGTTACTGGCAGGCGAGTTTGCACGTATCCGCACCTCGCGTGCCAACCCTGCTTTGCTCGAGGGGATAAAAGTCAACTACTACGGGGTTCCTACACCCTTAAAGCAGATCGCCTCTATAGGAGTGCCCGATCCGCGCAGTCTGGTTATCCAGCCGTGGGACAAGAATGCGCTTGGCGCGATCGAGAAGGCGATACAAGCCTCTGACCTGGGTTTGACCCCGAACGTCGAGGCCAATCTTATCCGTATCTCTATACCTGCCCTTACCGAGGAGCGGCGCAAGGATCTGGTGAAACTTGTTTCTCGTCTTACCGAGGAGAGCCGGGTTTCGGTGCGTAACATCCGCAGGGAGGCGATCGAGCAGTTCAAGCGCAAGGAGAAGGACAGCGAGATCAGCGAGGATGATATGCACCGCGGCCAGAAACAGGTGCAGGAGCTTACCGATCGCTACGTCGAGGAGCTGGACGAGCTCTTCGCCAAGAAGGAGAAGGAGATCCTCGAACAGTAA
- a CDS encoding UMP kinase encodes MKKINKTSRDLKDEGLLLKLSGEVFSHAEVLDGIVGEIANLAGRVRLAVLLGGGNHVRGAWSGLSGEARVFADRMGMIGSLLNGLRLESMLRDAGICAVHMSAVSIAWVSRYDPVGARDAFNDRKLLIFSGGTGLPYFSTDTSAVLRAVEIGAHRVLKGTKVKGVYSDDPEKNQQARFFKELSYAEALAQNLAVMDQTAFSLAREYDLIVQVFDVFCPENIGRIVRGHRVGTIIKRGVGA; translated from the coding sequence TTGAAGAAGATTAATAAAACGTCTCGAGATTTGAAGGATGAAGGTCTCCTCCTCAAGTTGAGCGGGGAGGTTTTTTCTCACGCCGAGGTTCTTGATGGGATAGTGGGTGAGATAGCGAATCTTGCCGGCCGGGTGAGGCTTGCAGTTCTCCTGGGCGGCGGTAACCACGTCCGCGGTGCGTGGTCGGGACTCAGCGGCGAGGCCCGCGTCTTTGCCGATCGCATGGGGATGATCGGGAGCCTTCTTAACGGTCTGCGGCTTGAGAGCATGCTGCGCGATGCAGGGATTTGTGCCGTTCACATGAGTGCTGTGTCTATAGCATGGGTCAGCCGTTACGACCCTGTAGGGGCACGGGATGCCTTCAACGATCGGAAGCTACTTATCTTTAGCGGCGGCACAGGCCTGCCTTACTTTTCCACCGACACCTCGGCTGTGCTGCGGGCGGTTGAGATCGGCGCGCACAGGGTGCTTAAGGGAACAAAGGTGAAGGGGGTTTACTCCGATGATCCGGAAAAGAATCAACAGGCTCGCTTCTTTAAAGAGCTCAGTTACGCAGAGGCACTCGCGCAGAATCTGGCGGTTATGGACCAGACCGCCTTCTCACTTGCGCGCGAGTACGATCTTATTGTTCAGGTTTTTGATGTATTCTGCCCGGAGAACATCGGCCGTATTGTTCGCGGCCACCGGGTGGGAACAATTATCAAAAGAGGAGTTGGCGCATGA
- a CDS encoding 30S ribosomal protein S7, translating to MGRRRRASVREIQPDPRYNSTLVAKFINSLMWAGKKTVAQKIFYEALEIMERKTKEDAYTVFERAFKNVRPVLEVRPRRVGGSTYQVPMEVRSKRRQSLAVKWIIRAARSRSEYRMSERLANELLDASRNHGAACKKKEETHKMAEANRAFAHFRW from the coding sequence ATGGGCAGAAGACGTAGAGCCTCTGTGCGTGAGATCCAGCCGGATCCGCGCTACAACTCAACCCTTGTTGCCAAGTTCATCAACAGCCTTATGTGGGCTGGCAAGAAGACCGTTGCGCAGAAGATCTTCTACGAAGCGCTGGAGATTATGGAGCGCAAGACGAAGGAAGACGCCTACACGGTTTTTGAACGCGCGTTCAAAAACGTCAGGCCGGTGCTTGAGGTCAGGCCCCGTCGTGTAGGTGGCTCCACCTACCAGGTCCCGATGGAGGTAAGGTCTAAGCGCCGCCAATCCTTGGCTGTTAAGTGGATCATCCGCGCGGCTCGCTCAAGAAGTGAGTATCGCATGTCTGAAAGGCTGGCCAACGAGCTCTTGGATGCCTCCCGTAATCATGGTGCAGCATGCAAGAAGAAGGAGGAGACCCACAAGATGGCCGAGGCAAACCGTGCGTTCGCACACTTCCGATGGTAG
- a CDS encoding 30S ribosomal protein S9 translates to MATEHAVGTRKRATAKIWLTPGVGKFTANGKGLEEYLKRKDLSLTAIRPLEVTDSLKRFDVRVQVKGGGTSAQAGAISLGLARALAKHEPDLQRTLKHAGLLTRDPREKERMKYGLAKRRKSFQWTKR, encoded by the coding sequence ATGGCAACCGAGCACGCCGTCGGAACCCGCAAGCGTGCAACTGCTAAGATCTGGCTTACCCCAGGCGTAGGTAAATTCACGGCCAACGGCAAGGGGCTTGAGGAGTACCTGAAACGTAAGGATCTTTCTCTTACGGCCATTCGTCCGCTTGAGGTAACAGATAGCCTCAAGAGATTTGACGTTCGCGTTCAGGTTAAAGGCGGGGGGACCTCTGCCCAGGCAGGTGCTATCAGTCTGGGGCTGGCCCGCGCGCTTGCCAAACATGAGCCGGATCTCCAGAGAACCTTGAAGCACGCCGGACTTCTTACGAGAGACCCTAGAGAGAAAGAACGTATGAAGTATGGTTTAGCTAAACGCAGAAAGAGTTTCCAATGGACAAAGCGATGA
- a CDS encoding iron-sulfur cluster assembly scaffold protein, whose translation MTDEQTGAEVWKRLFGKGSDTFLDHAWEPQNVGEVENADVSVSYTGPCGDTICVSLREQNGRIHEIRFLTDGCEATLACSSAMTVLAWGKSLAEAVGITASSIKSFLGGLPKEHEHCAALAAAVLHQALVELIRKMRKEE comes from the coding sequence ATGACGGATGAGCAAACCGGCGCCGAGGTCTGGAAAAGACTTTTTGGAAAAGGCTCTGATACCTTTCTCGACCACGCCTGGGAGCCGCAAAACGTGGGCGAGGTGGAGAACGCGGACGTATCGGTAAGTTATACCGGGCCCTGCGGCGATACCATTTGCGTTTCGCTTCGTGAGCAGAACGGCAGGATTCACGAGATTCGTTTCCTGACCGACGGGTGCGAGGCGACCCTGGCGTGTAGCAGTGCTATGACCGTTCTTGCCTGGGGCAAGAGTTTAGCGGAGGCAGTCGGAATTACCGCCTCCTCGATCAAGAGTTTCCTGGGCGGTCTTCCCAAGGAGCACGAGCACTGTGCAGCGCTTGCCGCTGCCGTACTTCATCAGGCGCTGGTCGAGTTGATTCGCAAGATGCGAAAAGAGGAATAA
- a CDS encoding 50S ribosomal protein L13, with translation MVETGAGMRKETHKWWLVDARDQVLGRLATRIATILMGKSKPTYTPHVDAGDFVVVVNADKVRLTGRKAENKVYYHHSFYPGGLKEVPFKRMLKRHPERVLFLAVKNMLPKNKLRARRLGRLKIYASALHPHQAQKPEMFEIGGR, from the coding sequence ATGGTAGAGACTGGAGCAGGAATGAGAAAAGAAACCCATAAATGGTGGCTGGTGGATGCCCGTGACCAGGTTCTGGGTCGTCTGGCAACGCGTATAGCCACGATCTTGATGGGCAAGAGCAAGCCGACCTACACGCCGCATGTGGATGCAGGCGACTTTGTAGTTGTCGTAAACGCGGACAAGGTTCGTCTGACAGGTAGGAAGGCTGAAAATAAGGTATACTACCATCATAGTTTTTATCCCGGCGGCTTGAAGGAAGTCCCATTCAAGAGGATGCTTAAGCGTCACCCGGAGCGTGTGCTGTTCCTTGCGGTGAAGAACATGCTGCCAAAGAATAAGCTTCGCGCTCGCAGGCTGGGGAGGCTTAAGATCTATGCATCGGCTTTGCACCCACACCAGGCGCAGAAGCCTGAGATGTTTGAGATTGGAGGTCGCTGA
- a CDS encoding 30S ribosomal protein S12, producing MPTVNQLVRYGRKMPKRRSSTAALEGNPQKRGVCTRVYTTTPKKPNSALRKVCKVRLTTGYEVIAYIPGEGHNLQEHSVVLIQGGRVKDLPGVRYRVIRGVLDTAGVEGRKQARSLYGVKRPKKA from the coding sequence ATGCCGACAGTTAATCAGTTGGTTCGTTACGGCCGAAAGATGCCTAAGAGGAGGTCCTCGACAGCCGCGCTTGAGGGCAATCCGCAGAAACGCGGTGTCTGCACGCGTGTCTACACCACCACACCTAAGAAGCCGAACTCGGCTCTCAGGAAGGTGTGTAAGGTGCGTTTAACAACCGGCTACGAGGTAATTGCCTACATCCCTGGCGAGGGGCATAACCTTCAGGAACACTCGGTTGTTTTGATCCAGGGCGGTCGTGTTAAAGACCTGCCTGGTGTGCGCTACCGTGTGATTCGAGGGGTGTTGGATACCGCAGGCGTCGAAGGCCGAAAACAAGCTCGCTCACTGTACGGGGTGAAGCGACCCAAGAAGGCTTAA
- a CDS encoding cobyrinic acid ac-diamide synthase: MIIAIASGKGGTGKTLVATNLAAVIPGATYADCDAEEPNGHLFLAPRIDKKEDVFIKTPLIDQDRCTGCGECARQCQFNALAVVKGKVLFFSELCHACGVCSAVCPEGAIKERPHVLGKVRTGTFSDNKSFVDGSLAIGQLRSAEVIKQVVDTVKDSEFVILDAPPGTSCSAVAAVSKADACLLVTEPTPFGLHDLRLARDMLTRLRVPCAVLINRADIGDEEVERYCKDQGIPVLACIPFDRRIAAFYAEGKLIVDEQAKWRDIFSNLARKLSDIENYSLPDFVESEEKVLDQASVSSESAARVSALSSFPVLSGKGGTGKTMLTACLTAAWQNKVAADADVDAANLGILLEGEITEEMPFSSGLQAEIDSQLCTGCGTCVDACHFSAIEIKEGEAYVQELFCEGCGLCQIVCPAEPNAVTLRRPRSGGITIKETPYGDVVSAELFPGAEASGRLVTQVRKIAERISTRNGAGNILIDGSPGIGCPVNAALTGTHGVLLVAEPSISSLHDLKRILKLLDFFSLKRWVVINKYDLSLKLTGEIEGFCTDQNVPVLGRIPFDRTITESITRAQIPSMDSCCNQAGLLREITGRVLAEFEKEKR; encoded by the coding sequence ATGATTATTGCGATCGCATCGGGTAAAGGCGGAACCGGCAAGACCCTGGTTGCAACCAATCTTGCTGCAGTCATCCCCGGGGCCACGTATGCCGACTGCGACGCGGAAGAGCCTAACGGACATCTCTTCCTTGCACCGCGGATCGATAAAAAAGAAGACGTTTTCATCAAGACTCCTCTGATAGATCAAGATCGCTGCACCGGTTGCGGAGAGTGCGCTCGTCAGTGTCAGTTCAACGCCCTTGCCGTGGTCAAAGGTAAGGTGCTTTTTTTCAGCGAGTTATGCCACGCGTGCGGGGTGTGTTCTGCGGTCTGTCCTGAAGGGGCAATTAAGGAGAGGCCTCACGTTCTTGGCAAGGTTCGCACCGGCACGTTCTCAGACAATAAAAGTTTCGTTGACGGTTCCCTTGCCATAGGTCAGCTTCGCAGTGCCGAGGTAATTAAGCAGGTTGTGGATACGGTCAAGGACTCCGAGTTCGTTATCCTTGATGCCCCGCCTGGAACGTCCTGTTCTGCGGTTGCCGCTGTGAGCAAGGCGGATGCGTGTCTTCTGGTAACCGAGCCCACGCCCTTTGGACTGCACGATCTCAGGCTTGCCCGCGACATGCTTACTCGCCTGCGCGTGCCTTGCGCCGTTCTCATCAATCGTGCAGATATCGGCGATGAGGAGGTCGAACGCTACTGTAAGGATCAGGGTATCCCTGTCCTTGCTTGTATCCCCTTTGACCGCCGGATTGCCGCTTTCTATGCCGAGGGCAAGTTAATTGTTGACGAGCAGGCGAAGTGGCGGGATATCTTTTCCAACCTGGCTCGCAAACTGAGTGATATTGAGAACTACTCGCTTCCGGATTTCGTTGAGTCGGAGGAGAAGGTTTTGGATCAGGCTTCTGTCTCCTCTGAATCTGCGGCAAGGGTATCTGCGCTTTCTTCATTTCCGGTTCTTTCAGGCAAGGGCGGGACCGGAAAGACCATGCTTACCGCTTGCCTTACCGCTGCGTGGCAAAATAAGGTGGCGGCTGACGCCGACGTAGATGCGGCAAATCTCGGTATTCTGTTGGAAGGCGAGATCACCGAAGAGATGCCCTTTTCCTCGGGTCTCCAGGCTGAAATCGATTCCCAGCTTTGCACCGGTTGCGGCACATGCGTCGACGCCTGTCATTTTTCCGCTATCGAGATAAAGGAAGGTGAAGCTTACGTACAGGAACTTTTCTGTGAGGGCTGTGGTTTGTGTCAGATTGTCTGTCCTGCCGAGCCGAACGCGGTTACATTGCGGAGACCGCGCTCAGGTGGGATAACCATCAAGGAGACCCCTTACGGTGATGTGGTAAGTGCGGAGCTTTTCCCGGGTGCCGAAGCATCAGGCCGGCTGGTAACCCAGGTTCGCAAGATCGCTGAGCGTATCTCGACCCGGAACGGCGCAGGGAATATCCTCATAGACGGTTCTCCAGGCATCGGATGCCCGGTCAATGCAGCCCTTACCGGCACGCACGGCGTTCTGCTGGTAGCCGAGCCGAGTATCTCCAGCCTGCACGACCTCAAACGGATACTCAAGCTGCTTGACTTCTTTTCACTGAAGCGCTGGGTGGTTATCAATAAATACGACTTGTCTCTAAAACTTACCGGGGAGATCGAGGGGTTCTGCACGGATCAAAACGTGCCTGTCCTGGGTCGTATCCCGTTTGATCGAACCATTACCGAAAGCATTACCCGGGCTCAGATTCCGTCCATGGATTCCTGCTGCAACCAGGCTGGGCTCCTGCGAGAGATAACAGGAAGGGTGTTAGCCGAGTTTGAAAAGGAGAAAAGATGA
- the tsf gene encoding elongation factor Ts (EF-Ts; functions during elongation stage of protein translation; forms a dimer; associates with EF-Tu-GDP complex and promotes exchange of GDP to GTP resulting in regeneration of the active form of EF-Tu), translated as MVSELDAIKELRARTGAGVLDCKKAIAESEGDIQRAIDVLRKKGIAKAESKAGREAKEGIIEAYIHPGAKLGVLLELNCETDFVARNQEFKNLAHHIAMHIAASDPVAVSRKDVPDEILQREREIYTEQARASGKPEHVIEKIVAGRLDKYYKESCLLEQPFVKDPDKAVKDVITEKIAKIGENIVVQRFQRFKIGEE; from the coding sequence ATCGTGAGCGAGCTGGACGCGATAAAGGAACTGCGGGCGCGGACCGGCGCAGGGGTGCTTGATTGCAAAAAGGCGATCGCTGAATCTGAGGGTGACATCCAGCGGGCAATAGATGTACTTCGCAAGAAGGGCATTGCCAAGGCCGAATCCAAGGCGGGACGTGAAGCAAAGGAAGGGATTATTGAAGCCTACATCCATCCTGGTGCGAAACTCGGGGTTTTGCTTGAGCTCAACTGCGAGACGGATTTCGTGGCTCGCAACCAGGAGTTCAAGAACCTTGCTCATCACATCGCCATGCATATAGCCGCCTCTGACCCTGTCGCTGTATCACGCAAAGACGTTCCTGATGAGATTCTACAGCGGGAGCGTGAGATATACACCGAGCAGGCCAGGGCTTCAGGTAAGCCGGAACACGTTATAGAAAAGATCGTTGCGGGCCGCCTTGACAAATACTACAAGGAGAGCTGCCTTCTCGAACAGCCGTTTGTCAAAGACCCGGATAAGGCGGTTAAGGACGTTATCACGGAGAAGATCGCCAAGATTGGCGAGAACATCGTCGTTCAGAGGTTCCAGCGGTTCAAGATCGGAGAAGAGTGA